The genomic interval CGTACCATTGCTTTCAAAATCGTCTCCAATTGCGTAGGTAAAGCTGCCCGCATTGAATATAGCATTATTGGCTATGAAAAAGTCGCCGTTGGTACTCCAGTTAGAGCTGGGCGTTACACCCGCAGTATTACTGATAATGACATCATTCAGTGCGGTAGGGGTACCAGTTACCGTGATAGCGCCGCTGCCGCCGAATGTGACCGTACCTGTGCTTGTAAAGCCGGTGCCAACCAGTTTGATGGTCTGCGCGCTTGTAGGCGTAAAGTTCATGGCGCCGCTGCTGGTTACCGTACCATTGTTTGTAAAAGATCCGAATATATTATGAGTGGAGACGCCGCCATTGAACGTGGCGCCGCTGCCGATATTGAATGCAATGAAGACCCTCCAGCCCACACTGGCGGTAACGCCTGCGGTATTGTTGACGTTCAGTGTCGCATAAGTAGGGGTGCTGGTTGAATTCAGAATGGGGGAAACTGTGCCGTTAAAATTAATAACACCGCTTGAATTAGATACCACCGCATTGACAAAGCGTATCGTTTGTACGGCGGTACCTGTAAAAGTAGTTACCCCATTGCTGATCAGGGAACCATTGTTGGTAAGATCTCCGTTCACGGTGGCATTACCGCTGCCACCATCGTAAGAGCCGCCGGTGGCAATGGTAAGCAGGCCATTGTAAGTGATATCGCTGCCGCTTACAGCATAGCTGCCGTAAATAGTGAGCCTGTTAAATGTGGTGGTACCACTAATGGTTTTACTGGCGCCGTTCAATGTTACGGTGCTGCTGGCAGGAGTGAAGGTGCCGCTGTTGTTCCAGTTGCCATACAGGTTGATCGTGAACGTGGAGCCATTCAATGTAGCGCCGCTGCCGATGGTCAGGTCTCCGTTTACCGTACAGGTGGCGGCGAGTGTCTTGGTGCTGCCGTTGCTGCAGGTAAGATGGCCGTATGTGATACCTGCCACAGCCTGTGCAACGGTGCCGTTATAGTTGACGGTACCGGTACTGCTGACAGTATAGGTCGTAAATCCGGAAGGAAAATTATTCGCTCCGCCAACCAGCAAAACAGCACTACCTGATAGTGTGAAGGTACCACCCGCTGATGAACGGCTGGCGCTGAAGGTGGAGAGATCGACCGTTCCGCTGCTGATGGTAAGATTGCTATTGATGGGGCAGTTGCCGCTAAGTGTGGCGGTACCTGCTGTTTTGTTGATGGTCAGGTTATTGAAGGTGGTGGCTGAAATGCTTTGTGCGCCGGAGCCATTGAGTGCAACAGTTCCGCCGGAGGCGTTGAATGTACCGCTATTGCTCCAGTTGCCACCTACAGTTATCGTGGAGGCGTCACTGTTTAAGATGGTACCGGAGGCTATGCTAAGGTCGCCGCTTACACTTACCGCAGCACTTACTGAAAGCGTACCTGTTATAACGCTGAGATTACCCGTTACAGTTGCTGCGTTGGCTATAAATGCTACTCCGGCTGACTTATTTACCTGCAGATGATTATAGGCCACTCCTGCTACGGCCTGTGTACCGGTACCATTGTAAACGACAGTACTGCTATTGGCTGTAAAGGTGCCACTGGTATACGCATAATTGCTGCCTATATTGAGTGTGCCCGCCCCGCTGAAAGTAAGGTTAGCGCCTCCTGATTCCGTTAGCGAACCAGCTATGGTAATAGTGCCGGCGCCTGCATTCAGATTGATGACGTGACCGCTGGTACCATCGCTCAGTACGAGATCACCGTTTACTGTCAGTGCCTGGCTGCCGGTGCTGATGGTATGTGTTGCATTGGCAGACCAGGTGCCGCTGATGTTACCCTGTGTGGTAAGACTGCCGCCTGTTGTAAGTGTGAGGGTGGCTGCCTGCGTGCTGCCGAATTGAATGGCCTTCACGTTGACACTGCTGCTGATCACGGGTTGGTTGGTAAATGCCGCCGTACCGATCTCCACGATGTCATTGACGCCGGGAGGGAGGGAAGGCGTGCCTGTAACAGATGTCCAGTTGGCTGCGGTAGACCAGTTGCTGCTCGCAGATCCGTTCCAGCGTACAACATTTGCATTGTCTGACATGCTCCATCGACCGTCGGCAGTAAGTTGCCCACCCAGTTCTACATAATTGGACGTGGTGCTGTTGGTTGTTTTTCCAACAGCGCCCCAGCTGCTGCCGCTATTGAACCACAATCCCATGGTAGACTCGTTGTTACCGTTCAGTTCTGCATCTTCATAATGCAAGCGTACCGTGATAAGCCCAAGGGTTGATACCCCGCTGATGGTATACACCCTGTTGATGGCGCCGCCCCGTGGGAAATCGCTGACAGGAGCCACAACAGTGGAAACAGTGATGGAGGTGGTAAGTGGCACTGCCACCGAAAAAGCGATTGAAGTATTGGGACTTTCAAATGCATAACTGACGCCTACGCCGAAGGCATGTGATCGGCGTACATTACCCAGTATAATGCCATTGCCCGTCCTGTCTACCGTCATTGTCAATGTGTTGCTGCCGGTATTCATAGTGCCACTGGTCATATTGATAGTGCCTGCCTGTATATTATTGTTAATGTCCACATGCGTGGAGGTGGCGGTCTTGTTCAGCGTAAGGATATTGAAAGTAGTAGCACCTGTTATAGTGGATGCATTGGCGCCTGTGAAAGACACTGTACTACTGCCAGCGGTGAAAGTGCCGTTGTTGACAAAGTCCTGCTGCACCTGGTGCGTGAAGGACCCTGCCGCAAAAGTAGTACCACCGGACAGTGTGAAATAATTCGTAGTAATAGCGCCTGCCGCCGTCTTCGTGCCGCCGCCCGATAATAATAACCTGTCATAGGTCAGGGCATTGATGGTCTGCGCACCCGTGCCATTGAAGTTGACGGTATTAGGAGGTGTGGATGTCACGTTCAATGTACCACTGACCACGGTAAAGGTGCCGGCTATACCCAGTACGGAGTTGGCAGACAACTGCAGGGATGTTCCATTCAGGGTGACGTTGAAAAGGTTAGCCGTTCCGTTCAATGTACTGGTACCGGTAAAGGTAACGGTGCCGGCGGTGGCGGTGAGCGATCCACTAACGTCGAGGGATGTATTGATGGCGGAGAAAGACACTGCGGTACTTACCGTGCCGGAGATGATCAGAGTTCCGAAGCTGATGGTTCCGGCGCCGGAGATGGTCTTGGAGCTTCCCTGCATGGTAACGGTACCTCCCAGGCCGTTGAAGGTACCGCTGACGGAAAGATTGCCTGTTACAACGATACCGGTGCTGACGCTGATACCGCCGGAAACGGTGAGATTGTCGAAGATGATGTTGGTACCGGTGATCGTTTTGGATGTTCCGGTCATTGTAAGGGTACCACCGGTAAGATGGGTGAAGGTACCCGGTCCGGAGGTAGACAGGTTGCCCGACACGGTAATAGCGCTGGTAGCAGCCGCTGTAACATTCGTAACCAGGAATCCGATATTATTGAAGTTGTGCGTACCGGTACCGCTGATAGCAGAACCGGGACCTCCGAAGTTGATCGTGCTGGTAGAGCCGGTGAATGTGCCGTTGTTCACCCAGTTACCATCTACTTCATGGGTAAAACTGCCGCCATTGAACGTAGTGGAGGCGCCGATATTTACACCGCCGCTGATCAGCATATTGGAAGCCGCTGTATAACTTACGCTGGTAGCTGCGCCCACTGTGCTGCTGAGCGTACCCGCCACTGTAAAGTCGGTGGCCGGCATGGTCTTCACTACCGCCCCGCTGGAGCCGGACAGGGTGAGGTTGCCATATGTCTCTGCAGATATTGTTTGGGCCAGACCATTATATTCCACTGTGCTTGTCAGCGAAAGCGAATGGGTGCCATAGTTGATGGGAAAGCTGTTCCCACCCCCGATCCTGAGGGTGGCGCCATTGGCCACTGTAATGGTGCCTCCTGCTACCGTTGTACCACGGTTGGCGGTAAAGGTAGACAGGTCCAGTATAGCGGCGGTGACATCGATCCTGCCTGCAGTACTGGTGGTGGAGTTCAGCGGGTTCAGGTTTCCGCCCAGCGTTTTGACCAGGGCTCCGCTGATCCTGAGCGTAGAATAGGTAAGATCGTTACGGATCGTCTGATTGGCAAGGGTAGCGCTGTAGTCAACCGTACTGCCAGCAACGAACGAATAGGTACCTGACAAGGTATAATTGCCCGCAAAAGTGCCCGCGTTTACACGTAGTATACCGGTGGCGTCGACGCTGGTATTGGCGGCGCCGGACAGTATTGGGGTGGTGCTTTCTGAAGGTATAAAAGTTCCGCTAACAGTGAAGGCGGTGGAAACAGCTGCATTAACGGTGAGGGTGACGGTGGCGCCGGCAGCAATGGTGAGCCGCCTGAAAGTAGTAGTGGCGCTGCCTCCGATAGTCTGGGTAGTACCTCCCATAGCAACCTTTGCGTTGTTCTGCGTAGTTGTATAGGTGCCGTTATTGACCCAATTGCCTTTTACTGTCAGGGAAACGCCTTTTTGAGAAATGGTACAACCGGAGCCGATCGTTAATATACCCGCTACCGTCAAACCTTTGGAAAGTGTCAATACGGGGTTTTTGGCGCTCGTTACAAGCGTCAGGGCATTACAGCTGGCGGTAGCGCTCACAGTGGGCTGAAAGGAGCCAGTGAAAGAAGCATCGCCGATCACCGCATCAATGGTAGCCGTAGGCACGCCTGCAGTCCAGTTGGTCGCATCGTTCCATGCAGTGCTGGTAGTACCTTTCCAGCTCGTCTGCGCCCAGAGGGACACAGGCATGCCTGCCAATAAGATAAGGAGCGTACAACAAACACGTATAAATTGTTTACCAGTATTCATGCGTTTGAATATTATCTGACGGCATATCTTTCATGCCGGATAAGCACCCGCGACTGATCAATGTAGTTCTAACTCAGCCTGCGCCAGCGGATCGCTGACAGTCCCTTTTGACTGTGCTGTATATGTGATCCTTAGTTTGCCATGGTGATAATTAATGCCTGGTTTCTTTTCGAGTTCCATGTTGAACTGCCTGAACAGGTTCGGGGTATAGACAGCGAGCCCTTTTACAGTACCTACAGTGGTAACTTTGCCCTTCTCGGAAACATGGTCAATGTTGATGTCCCCATATGCTGAATGATTGCCGCTACGGCGTAAGACCATGCTCAGATGAGGGGGAACATTTTCCTTCGTTTCCAGTGAAATGTCGGTCAGGCTTACATTCACCGCCGGTACGCCCGTCCTGATGATAACAGGGATGCTGATGCCGAAAACGGGGGTCAGCACGACCGATATTGTCGTGGAATCCCTGCTTTTGGGCGGGTCTCCCTGCGCCCTGATGTCGGCTACCGCCCTGAAATAAATATGCGAGCGGTATTCTCCTTCCTGCAATTGCGCTGTTCTTGAGAGCTGCACTTTCACGAGTTGCGCCTCGCCCGGAGCAAGCGTGACGCTTCTGGGGAAAATGCGGAGAAATTTGCTAGCGAACAATTGCCCCGAATCCGGTTCGCTGATCCTTTCGAATGAGCCATTGCTGTTCATGCGGATCTCAATAAGAGAGATCAGATAGCGGGCGGTATCGCGACCGGTATTAGCAAGATTAAGTTCCTGTACTTTCTTTGGTCCCTCGAAAACAACCCGCATAGGGGTGATCAGCAGATTGCCTTGTGCGGATAACAGGAGGGGCGAGAAAATAGTAATGAATATCAGATAATGGATATGGCGCATAAACAGCGTGCATAATTAAAGGCCAATAAGTCCCCACCCGGCTATGTAATGAATACCGGGAGGGCCTTTTTGGAAGTGAGCGTACCTTAGTTGTAGTTGACCGTTACACTGAATGGCGTGCCTGATACGTAAGTTCCTGCCGGCTGTGCGGCGCTTACGTTCAGCGTGGCGCCAACGTTCAATACTTCAGATCCGCCGGTCAGCGTACCATTGGCACCGGAAGGATCGCTGGTGAAATTGGTAACGGTCATGGTATTGGATCCGCTGGTGATGGTCAGCGCGGTGCTGGGCAGTGTAATGGTATACGTATAACCAGAGGTACCGCTTACTGTGAATGAAGCAGCGGTCACCGTTCCCGCGGTAGATGGCAATGTTACGCCACCTGTGGCAGAACGGGTGCCGGCGGGTGTCAATACTACCGTACCTGCGGTAGACGATTGTACCGCTACATTTCCGAAGTTCATGTCAACATCTTTGGTAATGCTGATAGGCGTCACAATAGTAGCCGTTGCGGTTGCTGTTGCGGTTTCCTGTGCATGTGCGGCGGTTGCCAGGCATGCCAGTGCGCATGATGCGAGAAGAAAGAGTGATGTTCTTTTCATGTTGTTTATTTTAGATTTAAGGATAAAGCAATTGCTTTCAGCCCGGGGAGACCGGCTGAGGTAAGTCAGGCCTTAAACATCATCTGTGCTGTTCAGCACAGGCACTTATTGCATTCTTTAAAGGGGGTGTAGTCCTTCGCAGGATATGTTTAGGTGCATGGCGTTGTAGCTTATTGAGTTCCGTTCGTCCGGCGTTTCCGGCTCGCCATTGTATTGCTATGCGGGCTATGCGCAGGTACTGTAATACCCGTTGCAGATCCTTCCAATGTTAAGTATAAGAGATAACCGTGCATGAAAGTTCACACATGGATATGGAAAAGGATGATCAATTGAGCATCACTTGAACAATAAGAGGCAGCTTTTAGTACATAACAACATTTTGGTTATTGAGCGATAACAAGGTGTATTCCAATCTAACGATGATTATTATAGCAAATTCTAAAAGGAATGTTATGGTTAATTGGGGATCGGAGATAGCTATCTGAAGGCGAAGATAACAAATTCTGACATTTTGAAGAAAATTTGCAGTCAGAAAGTCAACAGTTTTTTCCAGTTCCTGTCCAGGTAAGTTACAATGCCTTTCCCCGGGGCATAGGGCGCATAGATGGCTTTAAAATCGGTTTGGGCTATACTGTACGACTTATTTCCGATGAAGCCTTTACGGGCCATGTATAACAAAGCTATAGAAGGTGAGCGGGACCACCCCTGGTTGCAATGAACGAGCACCGGTCTGTCAGTTATATGCCTTTCGATAAAAGCCATCGCTTCCTGCATAATGGGATCCGTAAAATGCGGGGCCAGTTCATTTTCCATATCAACCATATTCAGGTAGAGGTGATGTTCATCCTCGTGTACCAGGTAACAGGGATGGCTGGATGGTAAATTCCCTTTATAGCCGACCGCTTTCCGGTGACAGGGCTCTTTGCAGGCATGGATCACCGCCAGGTCGGGTGTGCGTAGTTCGCAGTCCAGCGTATTGCCAACAAAGAGATGCGTATGGATCTGTAACATCGTTTATCAATTCCGGTTGCCTGCGTACTTCAGCTTCGGTACAGGGGCGGTAAGCGCCTGTCTCAATAACGAAATACCTGTTTATCTGAACGCGCCGGCTGGCGCAGGAAGTTCTTAATGCTTAGTTTACAAAATTAAGACGAAAACAGGAGAAAGGATATGCGGGAAATACGCATTTTATTTTTGAATTTGTTTGAGGTATAGTGGAGGTTCGCTCGAGATAGCCTCATCCTCCCTTAATCTTCCGTTCACGAAGGGAAGATTAAGGGAGGATGAGGCTATCTCGAGCGAACCTTCACCGGATCAATACCGGGGTTTTACTATTCACGCAAAGTAGCTCCGGTTTCAGTATGGGATCACTGGCTGTAATTCTTTGAAGCTGCCTGCTATCAGGCTTTGGGAATCGTATCAGCGTTCGGATAGGAATGAAACCCCTGTCAATCGTGCGGGCATGCTTCAAAGAATTAAGGCCAGTGCTTCCCATCTGAAACCGGGTGCTACTTTCGCTCTCCCTACGATAATATATTTGGCTGCTTTCAGAATGATAAACATGTAATGGTATTATGATGCAATGGTATTATGGTATTATGGTATTGTGGTATTGGTGTTATTGTATTGTGGTGTTATTGCGTTGATTTGGCAGTTTGAGACGGTATTTTCAGTAGATAGCTGCTTGTTTGGAGATTGGTGTTCTTTTGGAAGGAAATGGTCTGTATGAGCCTTAAAATACGATTTCTTGGGCATAATGGAAGTGTCTCAGCCGGGGTAGTTCGTGCAGGTAATTTATATTCGTTTGAGTTTCCGCTTTGCGGGATTTTTTGCCGCTTTTTTGCGCTTTTTTCCCGTCCTGATACCGCTTTAATACCGCTAATCTTACGTTAAAGTTACGTTCAGGAACGTAAGATTAAGGTAGGATTAGCGGTATTAAAGCGGTATCAAAGCGGTGTCAAAGCGGTATTTGTCTTAGTACAGAAAAACTTTACAGTTTTTGTGGGGAGCTTCAGGATTGACTTTACAGGTGTTATTGTAAATTCATTATTTGCTTTACAGATGCGCAAATTAAGCTTTACACTGCTATTTCTGTTGTTT from Chitinophaga filiformis carries:
- a CDS encoding T9SS type A sorting domain-containing protein, producing the protein MNTGKQFIRVCCTLLILLAGMPVSLWAQTSWKGTTSTAWNDATNWTAGVPTATIDAVIGDASFTGSFQPTVSATASCNALTLVTSAKNPVLTLSKGLTVAGILTIGSGCTISQKGVSLTVKGNWVNNGTYTTTQNNAKVAMGGTTQTIGGSATTTFRRLTIAAGATVTLTVNAAVSTAFTVSGTFIPSESTTPILSGAANTSVDATGILRVNAGTFAGNYTLSGTYSFVAGSTVDYSATLANQTIRNDLTYSTLRISGALVKTLGGNLNPLNSTTSTAGRIDVTAAILDLSTFTANRGTTVAGGTITVANGATLRIGGGNSFPINYGTHSLSLTSTVEYNGLAQTISAETYGNLTLSGSSGAVVKTMPATDFTVAGTLSSTVGAATSVSYTAASNMLISGGVNIGASTTFNGGSFTHEVDGNWVNNGTFTGSTSTINFGGPGSAISGTGTHNFNNIGFLVTNVTAAATSAITVSGNLSTSGPGTFTHLTGGTLTMTGTSKTITGTNIIFDNLTVSGGISVSTGIVVTGNLSVSGTFNGLGGTVTMQGSSKTISGAGTISFGTLIISGTVSTAVSFSAINTSLDVSGSLTATAGTVTFTGTSTLNGTANLFNVTLNGTSLQLSANSVLGIAGTFTVVSGTLNVTSTPPNTVNFNGTGAQTINALTYDRLLLSGGGTKTAAGAITTNYFTLSGGTTFAAGSFTHQVQQDFVNNGTFTAGSSTVSFTGANASTITGATTFNILTLNKTATSTHVDINNNIQAGTINMTSGTMNTGSNTLTMTVDRTGNGIILGNVRRSHAFGVGVSYAFESPNTSIAFSVAVPLTTSITVSTVVAPVSDFPRGGAINRVYTISGVSTLGLITVRLHYEDAELNGNNESTMGLWFNSGSSWGAVGKTTNSTTSNYVELGGQLTADGRWSMSDNANVVRWNGSASSNWSTAANWTSVTGTPSLPPGVNDIVEIGTAAFTNQPVISSSVNVKAIQFGSTQAATLTLTTGGSLTTQGNISGTWSANATHTISTGSQALTVNGDLVLSDGTSGHVINLNAGAGTITIAGSLTESGGANLTFSGAGTLNIGSNYAYTSGTFTANSSTVVYNGTGTQAVAGVAYNHLQVNKSAGVAFIANAATVTGNLSVITGTLSVSAAVSVSGDLSIASGTILNSDASTITVGGNWSNSGTFNASGGTVALNGSGAQSISATTFNNLTINKTAGTATLSGNCPINSNLTISSGTVDLSTFSASRSSAGGTFTLSGSAVLLVGGANNFPSGFTTYTVSSTGTVNYNGTVAQAVAGITYGHLTCSNGSTKTLAATCTVNGDLTIGSGATLNGSTFTINLYGNWNNSGTFTPASSTVTLNGASKTISGTTTFNRLTIYGSYAVSGSDITYNGLLTIATGGSYDGGSGNATVNGDLTNNGSLISNGVTTFTGTAVQTIRFVNAVVSNSSGVINFNGTVSPILNSTSTPTYATLNVNNTAGVTASVGWRVFIAFNIGSGATFNGGVSTHNIFGSFTNNGTVTSSGAMNFTPTSAQTIKLVGTGFTSTGTVTFGGSGAITVTGTPTALNDVIISNTAGVTPSSNWSTNGDFFIANNAIFNAGSFTYAIGDDFESNGTLNGGTSTFTMSSADGTLAATPSTTFYDLTLTGTIAALSDYHVSHNFTNNGTYDGTIGTLIMTGSQPSTITSSAASFALSQVTNQKDAGVTTSLAKAITGVDDITITTGIFDAAGFTITSNTGSSLTIEDNAKLILKSTQTLPAFTTYALDTLSTVEYAGSTQAISSATPYGNLIISATGTKTASAVVKILNDFTLTNGTYVQGSFTDTVGGNWTMSSGTYTNTGATVYFNGTGTQTISSTGAFNNLTVNKTAGIVTLGSNITVSGVLNFVLNKIRTGATFAVILPSTGSLTGASQSTGWVSGRLQKAVATGTNISRTYEVGDDQYYTPATVTMASVTTGGNLLTGVTAGDHPNISTSAISSAKSVNRYWSFTNTGTVFTTSSVTLNWNAADVDAGSNTANFKVGSYDGSTWTTPTIANPLATSIQATGLTNMSVALAVGELVSNNTWTGTVSTNWFTNGNWSTNSIPTNTMNVIIPTGLTNYPTVGSGTATASNITIQTGASVTVNSGTLQIYGAISNSGTFTATSGTIELAGGAAQTIPAGTFATNTILNLTTNNASGVTLGGTLKVSGVLKATTGTFATGNNLTLLSTATRTALIDGSGSGTVTGNVTIQRYRPTSFGYVYFSSPFQSATVNELANEINLSASFPAFYRYVENRTSSGWVSYTTSSGALTPLVGYAGNLGTSTSPVTIDMTGVVSNGTIVSPTLSNNNQPYTLGYNLVGNPYPSPVDWDASGGWTRTNVDNAVYYFNAGTTNQYTGTYSSYINGVSSDGVATNIIPAMQGFFVHVTNGSFPVSGSITVNNTARVNNLAPNFHRERPLTEPLLRLGAGFTDEGFPSDMAVIYFGSTTSRDFEIETDALKLMNTDPTVPCLYVLAGNQRLSIAAWPDNIDSTEMIPLGLTTEREGYISFTMPLMERIPAGWHFYLYDKEANITHDLHKTTPYHLLLRKGTYENRFFLVFRTDDDVVSGNTAFYHAFYTGNNLYGEFDKVPGEQCTIAVSNMAGQVVFRKDFKGRGRYLLGSNYSSGVYLVTFQSDKERVSKKVFISNQ
- a CDS encoding molecular chaperone — protein: MRHIHYLIFITIFSPLLLSAQGNLLITPMRVVFEGPKKVQELNLANTGRDTARYLISLIEIRMNSNGSFERISEPDSGQLFASKFLRIFPRSVTLAPGEAQLVKVQLSRTAQLQEGEYRSHIYFRAVADIRAQGDPPKSRDSTTISVVLTPVFGISIPVIIRTGVPAVNVSLTDISLETKENVPPHLSMVLRRSGNHSAYGDINIDHVSEKGKVTTVGTVKGLAVYTPNLFRQFNMELEKKPGINYHHGKLRITYTAQSKGTVSDPLAQAELELH
- a CDS encoding DUF4402 domain-containing protein; protein product: MKRTSLFLLASCALACLATAAHAQETATATATATIVTPISITKDVDMNFGNVAVQSSTAGTVVLTPAGTRSATGGVTLPSTAGTVTAASFTVSGTSGYTYTITLPSTALTITSGSNTMTVTNFTSDPSGANGTLTGGSEVLNVGATLNVSAAQPAGTYVSGTPFSVTVNYN
- a CDS encoding dual specificity protein phosphatase family protein, translated to MLQIHTHLFVGNTLDCELRTPDLAVIHACKEPCHRKAVGYKGNLPSSHPCYLVHEDEHHLYLNMVDMENELAPHFTDPIMQEAMAFIERHITDRPVLVHCNQGWSRSPSIALLYMARKGFIGNKSYSIAQTDFKAIYAPYAPGKGIVTYLDRNWKKLLTF